In the genome of Daucus carota subsp. sativus chromosome 9, DH1 v3.0, whole genome shotgun sequence, the window CTATATGTTAACAAGTTTACAAGAGTCTAGTGCAAATTCAAGATACCTTATAAGGTGGAGTCATCGACCAGTGTTATGGTCTACAACAaagttctttttattatttatagcgTAAAGTCTTCTACCCCAAACTCTCAAAATTAAAGTCAGGAAAGTTGTTTATAAACTGTCATGAATTCTTCTACGACAAACTCATAATAAGCTTATAGGGAAGTAGTGAAGTGGGATTGTCGACAAGAAAATATAATCTATCATAAAGTGATTTATTAACAAGTCATAGATATAATTGTCAAGCCAAGATTACAATAAAATGGAGTTACGATGTGAACACttagaattattttaaatatactcAATTAGAAATATGGGGATAACACAAATAACATTAGTATAATTAcacaattataattattaataattggaCAGGTGTTAAGCCTACATAATAACTTGGAGCACACATTGATAAGAATAACTAGGATGTAGTAGGGACAAGACAAAGCAATAGAAAGATGTTGTAATCTGTGGTAGTGATTTTCATAGCTAGAAAATGACAAATTTTTGCTGTATAATCTATTAGGTTTTTATCAACATATTCTTATTtcattacttttataataattataaatatatatttttagatttatacTCATTAACGAGACACAATGACCAACTGTAAGTTAGACACAAGAGATAATATTGTTCAGTCTCCCGACTGTTAAGACACAATATTGTCAAAACTTCCCAACTATTAAACAAGTGTTATTGACGGGattgtaatttataattttgataaaatataaaaaagtttatatataaattgtcATGATCCGAGTGTTAATTCATTCAATTACAAAACATCGATCTGATGAATGATAACCATATtacataatatttgtttttcaaaCGTATATCACAAATACACATGTGTACCCATATATATCTATgtacaaaataaataagtttACTAACAACATAATGCATAAATTTTATTACGAAATGTAAGAACTTCAATGTTTTGAATACtttttaaacgagtcaaaattgaAAAATGCCACACAAATAGTTATAACACTGACTTAATTTGATGCCTAGAAAATGgaagaaaatttatataatatttatatttcaaacaTATATCACAACTGAAACAGACATAtattaggggtggcaatatcgGACACGACCTAAACCTCGACTCAGTCTGTAAACCGATTTACTCGGAaaaaacccgaaagtgacccgaaaatcattCGATTGACCCGATATGAACAAGTAATGATccaaaattagaatttcatttatgaaatcttaaattttcagttttattcaactTTAAGTGTTTTTAGCTGACCCGAAATCGACTGGATTACTGACATGATCATGACCTGTTACTCGAAATTACTGTCCCAGTGTACCCATACATATccttgtactccctctgtccattgaattgtatacaattttctttttgggacgtcctatcaattatatacatactaaaaattagtaaatttttataatataaaaacttaactacacccactattttcttcCACGGCACCCACTTTATACCTTAAATATTAGTAGGTCCTACCACTTTACTCACACTACActcattttacacattaaaatattaatcgtttccaccacttcacccacttttcgtcactaaattacattttttttaatctccgtACTACTCCCCAGATGTTAACTACTCATCGGGACTGAGGGagtacaaattaaataaatttattaacaaagTATGCATAAATTTCACTTGAGAAACGTAAAAACCTCAATTTTTTGAACACCTTTTAGATGGTCAAAATTGAAAAAAGCTACACAAATAGCTCTAACACCGACTTAATGTGATGCATAGAAAATGGAAGGAAATATAAATCCTTGTgtattaattcaaataaaaaagttaaatttgGAAAGTCACCATCTTCCATCTCCCATTTGCATTCTTACATGAGAGGATAGCCAAAGACCACTCCTCTCaccatttatataaatatacatacaatctATACACACAACACAGGCATCATATCATATCCTCTCTAGTGCCTAGATGTAAAATCCACCTTCTCACACTACTTTGTTCCCTTCTTTtctttgttaaaatataataaaatttatatctatagTATTCAATATTACTGATTTTCAAGTACAAAATACAGATAACAAAAGGGGTTCTTCTAGCCCTCTTCTCAACTTATGCATCTCTGATCTTCGATTTTATCCGTTTTTCTCATCTGGGTCATTGAAATTGGTAATCTACAGCTtaaatttaaggcctttgattgTTTTTTGTGAGTAAAGAATTGGTTTTTATTAGTGAAATTGTAAAGCCGATgcttttcttgatttttgtgAGTTTTGGTGTTGTGGGTTGATTAGTGATGGATCGGTTGAAGATTTATAGTCATCTAGTTAATCCAAGATCGCCCATTTGGAATTGAATTATAAGAATTGGGTTGGTTTTTGTATGATGGTTTGATGAAAGATGGTGCTCTTTGATTTAATCTACATTACGAGGTTTTGAAATGAATGTGTATTTGTTGATGAACAGATGAGTTCAGTTTTTTCTGAAATTGTTGAATAAGGTGAACTCGACTGAGTTTGGATTTGTTTTGGTCTGCTTGTTAGGATTTAAGTAGATCTGTTATATGCTGTTTATTTGCCCCATGATCAGTCGCGATTCTGGAAACAAGTTATGAGTGCTTGCTTCCGAGATTGTCATTTTGTGTATGTTTATAGTTTTTCGTTGGAATACAAACTAGTTTGGCCAGCAAACATCAGACTGGTGATTGTATTACTGAGACGGGCAATTTGTAGTACTGTGAGAATTCAGTTTTTTGAGTGCTTATACTGTGAAGTATTTTTATGTTAAGTAAGTTGTCTTTGACTGaatgattaaattttattgTGCAGAATGGCAATGGAAACTGGAAAGCTTTTCATTGGCGGAATTTCTTGGGACACCAATGAAGATAGTTTGAAAGAGTACTTTCAAACATTTGGAGAAGTTGTTGAAGCTGTGATAATGAAGGATAGAGCAACAGGCCGAGCCCGTGGGTTTGGTTTTGTTGTATTTGCTGATGCTGCAGTTGCGGAAAGAGTTGTCAAGGCGAAGCACATGATTGATGGCAGAACTGTAAGTTGCACATTGAAATTTGTATAACATTTTGCTTAGGTGTCACTGCAAATTAAGAAATGATTTTCAGCACACAGGAATTTTTTTATACAACTAATTATGTGCTGCAATTGTGATACGATATTGGTAGTTAAATGATTTTGCTGGCAAATTTttgtttatgaataaaatatatgtagacCGAGTTGTTATCTCTTTTTGCTAAATAGTCTTAGTTAATATTACTGATTTACTAATTGAGTAGACTCTCTTGTAACTGAAAGCACCAGCTTAGAATAAGATATGTGGTGTTTCTTCTGAAATCAAGTGATCGGCAAGCTTTAAGAAAGAAAATCACAATGCACATGGAACCTTGATGTATATTTGACTGAGAAGTGAAGCAGCTTACTCTATAAAGATATACCATAACTGAATGTTTTGCTATGGTAACAATTGCTGCCTAGAACCTTGACAAGAGCAGTAAGGCATTATGTGCATTATTCTATGAATAATGTACACAATTACAATCAACTGCATATGCATGTCAAGGTACGTGCTAGCCTGATAGCACATAGTGTATATTACTAAGACGGTCGAGACAACATCAGGGCCACCCACGGAGTACAAAGTATGCAATTGAGTTGAATGCTGCTCCAGTTATATtttaattggaattttaaaaGGAAATGAAGTTATGGTTTTTAATTCCTAATTTATAAGTAGCGAATGTTGAAGTTCTGTCTGAATAATGTCGAATATTAAATGATTCATGCTAACTATGAGTGAGTTTTTAATCACTGAGCTTAAAAGATGAGTAGAGTTGCATGCTGAGTTCTTTTACACTGGACATGAAAATGCACACTTTTTATCCAGTCACGTGGCTTTATTTTTCTTCTAATCCCACTTATTACCAACATCACGTAGTTAAAGTTCTTTCAGTGGACAACACTCCTTGATGATCTGTAACCATAATCCAGCATTTTATTACTTGTTTTACCCTCAGGTAGAAGCAAAAAAGGCGGTGCCTAGGGATGATCAACAGACTCCCACCAGAATTAGTGGCAGCATTCAAGGGTCTCCAAGTCCTGCTCGCACGGCCCGCACAAAAAAGATATTTGTGGGAGGCTTAGCATCCACAGTTACGGAAAATGAGTTCAAAAAGTACTTTGATCAATTTGGGTGTATCACAGATGTTGTGGTGATGTATGATCACAACACCCAAAGGCCTAGAGGTTTTGGATTCATTACATTTGATTCAGAGGAAGCTGTGGACAGAGTCCTTCTCAGAACATTTCATGAACTCAATGGTAAAATGGTTGAGGTCAAGCGTGCTGTTCCCAAAGAGTTATCCCCAGGGTCAATAAAGAACCAATTAGGCGGACCAAACTATGGAGTAAGCAGAGTCAGTGATTTGCTTAGTGCCTACACTCAGAGATTTAATCAGAGCCCAATTGGAAGCTATGGACTGAGATTGGATGGTAGGTTTAGTCCAGTTTCTGTTGGTAGGAGTGTTTATCCTCCAATCGGTTCTGGTTATGGTATTGGACCAAATCTTGAGCCCGGTTTTGGTTCAAATTTTGAGGGTGCTGGACAGTTATCTAATATTAGCTATGGTCGTGGTCCAAATCCTATGCAGAATGGGAGTCCAAACAGGTTTAGTAGCGCAGTTGGGTATGGAGTAGGTAGCAGTGGTTATGGCATAAGTTCAATTAGCAGGAACACATTGGGGAACGGTAGTGTTACTTATGCTAAAAGTCCTACAAACTCTGGCCCTTTTACGGGTACTGGAGTTGGAAATACTGGGCTTCTCAGTGCATTTGGCAATATTGAAGCTATTTGGGGTTCACCTCCCATCTCAGTTCAAGGAGGAGGAATGGCTTCTGCTTTGAGCAGCGGAGGCAGTTTAAATTTTGATAGTGCTGACAGCAGTCTTGAGTTGGGCCCGATAGGTTATGCCAGGAACACAAGCAGCAATGTTGCTCCAACATCTTCTATGTATGCTGCTGCTGCTAGTAGTAATGAGGGGGATTTTGGGAATTTCCCTGGTGGGGGTTTATTTTATGGTGATCCAGCCTGGCGATCATCATCCCCAGAGCTTGATGGTTTTGGCCTGTTTGCCAGCGAACTCCGCAATGCCGTTTCTGATGTTACCCCTAGAGATGCTGTTCATTATGCTGAAGgatatagtgttaataataGATCAACAAGAGGTACTTTccctttctttttttctttctttcttcattCTTCTTTTCCTTTCCCTTGCAATTCAGAACTTTTAACGTACAAGATCTAAAGGTACATGccctttcttttctttctatAGCTTTCCTTTTTTATTTACAGTTCCATCAGTTATGTGCATGAGGTATGCCCGCTGTTTTTCTGCTGTAGTTCGAACCAATGATGCTTAGTGATCAAATTTACTGTCTTTATCTAATAATATAGTTCCTTGATGCTTCCTCTGAGTACTTTGTATTATGTTTAGACTTTAGAGTACTTAATATACATATTAGGTTTAAAACCCAACACCCATTTAAAAAGTTAGACGTCTAACATGGTATAGGTTTGGGTATACTGTATACATACTgagatattttaataattatttcccAATTTTGGGGACACagctataaaattttatatcccaAATTTGGACCCACAGATTTCATTGTAACAGTCATTCTTGAACTTCTTGCCCTTATGTGATAATGAGTGTCATGACTTGGTAGTTTGGTGCAAACTACAAATCTATTGGAGCTTATAGAGAAAAATAATGTTTCTTTTATGCGTACATTGaatagaaatatattaatataagcaTGCTTTGTCAATGTATTGTTTATTAATGCTTTTTCTGTATTATTTGGATTGTTTTTAGGCCCCATAAACAGACCAATATAATCCAATTTTTAAGTACCAATGTAAATAGGTATGATCTCCATAATATTACCCCTATTAAActctttgtttatatatattcagGCACaataaatcaacaaaaaaaatgatcacacacacacataggggcttactccactagaaactaaattagcctagaaactagaaactagtccTTGACCAGTTTTTCATCACTGTTCTTAACTACAAAAATCACTCAtttgtatattaaaaatcactaatttatatatgtaaaatctgacaaatatagatatataaatacacatatatacaacgtatatcatcatcatcatcttcaataATACTACATTGATGAAACTCTCGGCATCATTATCAACCCATTCCACTACTGACGCCTTCACTTACAACCATAATTTGCCTATCACCATTTGTCATCATAACCTGCCACTACTAATGACTATCTACCATCATCACACACCTCATCCGGTTATTTGCTACCATCATAGACCTTCTACAAGATTACAACTATAATTAatcatcaataatcgaccaCCAATGTCAAtcataagtaaattttctcaatatattaaaaataaaaactgatgaatatactgtataaaatagtgattaacaaCATAGAAACTAGTGATATATGCGGTTATAAACAGTGATTCAAGGAAtcgtttctagtttctagaataaaattggtttctatttgatcacttgcctatatatatatatttcttattggGGATATAGTTGAATTTAACTCATTTTACAAACAAAAGAATAGCTAATATTTGAAGTAACAATATTTCTCTAAAAGAGCTAATTACATTAAAGATAGGGAGTAGGGAGTACTCAGTCGCTTGTTTGTTTTGAATATAATTAGACAATATAGAGTATTTCTTGTGTTTGCATATCAATTAATACTCAAAAAATATCTTCATGTAACTTTAAGGTGtccaaatatttaattatctgTGCATATTATTTTCCATGTGTATAGTGAGTGTACAAAATGCAGCAGTTGTTAATTATACATAAAAGCAGTTTACTATTGACAACAAAATCATCATTATGCTGTAACGTTGAACGTATTCAGTACTTCCGTTTACTTGATCAATAACTTGCATAAGCCAGCACTGACCAGCACTTAATATGAGTTGGTAATTTAATGTTGACAAAACAGCTACTTAGGCTCTAATGTAAAAGGTATTTCTGTACTTTTCTTGATATCAAATTTATTGCACTAAAGAGAACTAAATATGAATTAGCTTTTGCAACACAATCACTTTTTCCAATAATTGTATAGGTGTttctgtaattttattttttcgacCCAATAAATTCAATAAGCCAGCACTAAATAATATTTGAGAAATTTATGTGCATGTTCCTGCCCTTTTTAgataaaatcaataaattttacatGATATCTTTTAATTTTGTATGTCTCTGTTGCAACCTGATTGATTCAttgaataagatttaatatttctaAGTTTGCTGCTATAATTAGGCACAAGAGTGTTTCTAAAGTGTTATAATTTTCTCTTGTCTTCTATTTACTTTAAATCATTTATTCAAGCATGTTGACTATATAAAAGGGATTTGCTATCATTGTACTCAGTACTTTCTTGTTTTTTGTTTGATCAGGGATGGCTGCATAGGACGATTATTATAGTGACAGAAGGTTATGTGGGTGAAAATCAGGTAAATAAGACTTGCAGGACTTTGGTATTGTAGATCAAACATGTAATCACTTATTAGTAAACTAATCTATCATGTTGAATTGTCTGGTTGGATATTTTACCTGCTCGATGCAGAATGTGAGCATTGGGCTGTGAatgtgaaaaataataaatgtcGTTTCTACTTCGGCATCGgtgtttttgttaaattttatttattacattTCTTTTATCGGATTGATTTACTAATCACATGTATTTGTGGAACATCACTTAATATAGTACAATGTTGCATCCAATATTTTACGTACTGTGAGAGAAGATGAAATTTGGTAGAGCTTCACAGGataagaagaaaagggataaaaTTGATTGAACTATTTTAACCAATGTAGGTTGAATGAGGCGCGAAAGAACATAGAGGACGGGTTaaattgtttgaatttttttaacaattagATACTGAAGGACTGAAGAAAAAGCACATGTAACGAATAATAGAAGGTTGGTGGCAAGAGGAGACTAGACTGGTGGATAAAGAACTCTAAGATGAAATATATAGGAGAAGAAAAATCTGAAAATCACGCAAAAGTAATGGTGTCTTAATCTCTAAATGCCATGGCTATTGCTCTAATATTCATAGCTGCTATGTACCACAGATATTGATTACCCTGCTTTATGTGTAACGAGTATGACTACGTTCCAATCATATCATAAAATGCATACTTATATAATTGCATTGGTTAACGAGCgtgctaatatatatatgaacaaccTAGTTGTCATTGTTTGATTACTGAATTTATTGATTATAAAGAGTGTCATATTTGAAAAGGGCCTTGTGGACATTACAATTGGACTGCCTCTGTACAATACTATACTTTTATCCATATCTAATGTTCTACACTAGCAAATTAAGTTAGTACATGTGCTTCGAATGCTATTTCCTATTATAATATAATCTTGTCAACTTTTGATACTTTGAATCCTCTTAAGATTATTGAGTATTCGacaagtaattattattttctgtTTAAGAAATACACATAGTTATTATCCATATATTGTGTAAAATTTTCTTGATAAAAATTTGGAATCAATTTTGCAGGAAACATGTGAAGTAGGCATTTGAGTGTGCAGCCCATTGAGAGGAGAAGTACATTTGATTAGAAGAGCTGATTGGAACATCTGTTTGTCTGTGAGAAGCATTTTGCAGAAGGTTTCCATAAGCCTTAAGCTTGAGTTTTTTCTTATATAGAGTTATTTCATggaatttaattaaaatgtaaatTACGATTGCGAAGGTGACGCAACAATACAtaaaagatgaaaaaaaatattagagaagaactttattaaaattttacatacttTTTACAATGCTGTAATGTCCAGCAAAGTTGCTGAATATTGTTTAGTATTTTGTTACGTTTATCGGAAGTTCTTACTGGTAGATCTAGAGATAAATATTGTTgatttcttattttctttttacatGTGTTCGGTTTTAGATTAATTATTGTTGGGGGTGGGTTGGTTCATCAAGTATAGATTCACCGGAAAGATCCTATATACTTTTCCATGAGAGATACTGATAAAAGTTCAACAACCATGTATTAAATTGGTGAATGTTAATTTTGTTCTTAAATATGCTTCACTGCTCAAGTCAATGCGTATGATGCTTTAACTTTAACAACAGATGGTAGAGATGAGTTTTAGTtgattgcaattttttttattttacttgttGAGTTAAGCTTAGTCATTTTGATGCATAATCTGCAAAGCTAAGATGAAATGGCCACAAGTAGAAGCTGAAAGTATTGGGTTTGCTGGTACAATTGACTCTTTGACTGCCTTACCTACATCCTCAAGCTTTAAATTAAGGGACTCCAATTGGAGGAATGTTGGAAAATGTAGGAGATAGGGCTTAGACCAGGTCACCAAGAGGCAAGACTTTGCTAAGGATGATGAAACTTTATCGAGTAAGACTGTAAGAGACTGTTTTCGTAAAGACCCTGGATTTGATAGCGGTCACACAATAATACAGATATAGGAATAAGCATCTAGATCATGTTGAATGCATATGTGGCTCATTAGTCCTGCTGTTTATACTCCAGACCTGTTCTACCAATTTCtagtaaaaatttatatttacttattaGTTTAGTCTGCAAGGAACAGAGTAATGATCAACTGACTTGCTGAACAACCACCTGAAAACCCTAGAATCTTGTACAACTCCTGTTGTCACTACAAAAGAACGCAAAAAATTTGGACCTAGGAATATGTTCAGTTACTGCCCGAAA includes:
- the LOC108203053 gene encoding heterogeneous nuclear ribonucleoprotein 1, yielding MAMETGKLFIGGISWDTNEDSLKEYFQTFGEVVEAVIMKDRATGRARGFGFVVFADAAVAERVVKAKHMIDGRTVEAKKAVPRDDQQTPTRISGSIQGSPSPARTARTKKIFVGGLASTVTENEFKKYFDQFGCITDVVVMYDHNTQRPRGFGFITFDSEEAVDRVLLRTFHELNGKMVEVKRAVPKELSPGSIKNQLGGPNYGVSRVSDLLSAYTQRFNQSPIGSYGLRLDGRFSPVSVGRSVYPPIGSGYGIGPNLEPGFGSNFEGAGQLSNISYGRGPNPMQNGSPNRFSSAVGYGVGSSGYGISSISRNTLGNGSVTYAKSPTNSGPFTGTGVGNTGLLSAFGNIEAIWGSPPISVQGGGMASALSSGGSLNFDSADSSLELGPIGYARNTSSNVAPTSSMYAAAASSNEGDFGNFPGGGLFYGDPAWRSSSPELDGFGLFASELRNAVSDVTPRDAVHYAEGYSVNNRSTRGMAA